Below is a genomic region from Magnetococcales bacterium.
AGGAAACCCTCATGGAAATCACCCTGGAGGCCGGTGCCGAGGATCTCATCGCCGATGGCGACGGCTTTGAAATCATCACCCGCCCCGAAGATTTCGAAAAGGTTTTGCAGGCGCTGGCCAAGGCCGGTTTCGACAAACCTGTCTCAGCCGAAATCACCATGCGTCCCCAGACCACCGTCACCCTGGGCGACAAACCCGCCGAAAGCATGCTCAAGCTCATGGATATTCTGGAAGATCATGATGACGTGCAGCGGGTGCATGCCAATTTCGACATTCCCGACGATGTGATGGAACGTCTGAGCGGCGGCTGAGGTGGAAACCCGGCCCCTGGTCGCCCAGGCCATGATCTCCACCCCGAAAGCGGCTGCATGACATGCGTACCCTGGGCATCGATCCGGGTACCACGGCGACCGGATGGGGTATCGTCGATGCAGAAGGAAACCGTCTGCGCCATGTGGCCCATGGGACCATTCGTACCCGGTCCGCCGCGCCCCTTCCGGAACGCCTGGCGGATATTTTTCACGGTTTGTGTCGTGTCATTGCGGATCATCAACCCCAGGTGGCTGCCGTGGAGGCCATATTCCTGGCAAACAACGTCCAGAGTGCCATGAAACTCGGTCATGCCCGGGGAGCAGCCATCGTCGCTGCCAGCCACAGTGGTCTGCCGGTCCACGAATATGCCGCCCTGGTGGTCAAAAAATCTGTCGTGGGATATGGCCGGGCCGAAAAGCAACAGGTTCAGGAGATGATGCGCATCCTGTTGGGAATGGGTCAAACAGCACCCAGGGATGCTGCCGATGCCCTGGCCGTCGCCGTCTGCCATGTGAACCATGCCAGCTCACCGTTGTTGGGTCGATAACAGAGACGTATACCCCCCTCCCCGTGCCTGACAGGAGATTTTTTCATGCAATTCATTCCTTGCACCATGCCAACCGTGCTGGCTTTGTTGACCGTGATGGTGGCAGGTCTGTTTCCCGGCCTGGCAGCCGCCCAGCCGACCGTCGAGGATATGCTGCCGCGTCTGGGCGGCTATGAATGGACCCTCGATCCGGCCAGATTCAAGGATCCGGGTCCCGATACCGATCTGACCCTGATGGCGATTGTCAAGGATACAAAACAGCCCAATTACATACGGTTCCGTGCCCTGGAACTGTTGCGCCTTTACCCCACGGATCGTGTGGCTGATTTTCTGGAGTCCACCCTTGCCACGGCACCTGTATCCTCTTTTGTGCGCCGTGCCCTGGAAAGTCACGCCACCGCCTTTGCCAAAACCCGCACGGCACGTGTGGAACGTCTGGCCGGCGACCTGCTCTCCCATAACGATCCCAACGTGCGCATCCAGGCCGCCCAAATCCTGCGTTCCCTGAAAACCTCCACCGCCGAGGCCCTCTACCGCCAACGTCTCGAAAAGGTTCCTGAATCCTGGGAACGGGAGCAGTGGCAGCAGGAAAGTTCGCGCTGAATCCCGGGGCGTTCATGATCCGAAGCGAGAGTCTGCGACCGGTTTTGCTGGTCGCAGGTTTGCTGATCGTCTGGATCATGCTCCCCTATGGGCAGGTGGTCACCTTTCCGTTCATCAATCTCGATGACACCCGCTATCTCCTCCTGAATCCCGCCGTGCAGAATGGTCTGACCTGGGAAAGTGTGCTATGGGCCTGGACCAATATCCATGTCGGCTATTGGATTCCGCTGACCTGGACCTCCCTGCTGCTCGATATCACCCTGTTTGGCCTGCATCCGGGAGCCATTCACGGTGTCAACCTGCTCCTGCATGTCGGCAATACGCTCCTGTTGTTTTTTCTGTTCCGACGTCTGACCGGGCGGCTGTTGCCCAGCGCCCTGGCTGCCGCCCTGTTCGGTATCCACCCCCAACACGTCGAGGCCGTGGTCTGGGTGGTCGAACGCAAAGAGATGCTGGCCGGATTTTTCGGTCTCCTCTCCCTGCATGGGCATGTGACTGCCGTTCAATCTGCGCAACCAGGCAGGAGGATCCGTTGGTCGGCGTGGCTTTGTTACGGGGCATCCCTCCTTTGCAAACCCAACTGGGTTGCGTTGCCTCTGCTTTTGTTGCTCCTGGATTTTTGGCCCCTGCAGCGCAGCCATCTGGGTTGGCGTTTTCTGATCCGGGAAAAGTTGCCTTTTTTTATTCTTGCCGCGAGTGTCGCCTCCCTGACCCTGATCACCACCGCCAGCATGCCGGAGCTGCACGGCGACCGCCTGGATTGGGAGCTGCTGCCCCTGGGACCCCGTCTGGCCAACATGGTCGTGGTCTACCCGCAATATGTGTACAAGACCATCCTCCCCTGGAATCTGGCCGCCTTCTATCCCCATCCACAGACGACGCTCCCTCCCCTGACCGTGGCCTTGTCATTGTTGTTTCTGTTGCTTGTATCGGGTGTTGTCCTGGCCAGGCGGCACAGCCGTCCGTCCTGGTTTGTGGGCTGGTTCTGGTTTTTGCTGGCCTTGTTTCCGGTCACGGGTCTGGCCCAGGCCGGCATTCAGGCCATGGCGGACCGTTTTACCTACATGCCCCACATGGGCCTGTTTCTGGTTTTGGCTGCCGTATTGCCGGATTGGCAGCTTTCCTCCCGACACCGGCCCATGCCAGGCTTCATTCTGGCTGCTGTCATCCTGGTGGTGTTCAGTATCGGGTGTTGGCGGCAGGTGGGATACTGGCAGGAGAGTGGGACCCTCTGGCGGCATGCCCTTCAGGTCACCGCCAGCAACCCCCTCGTCCATTATCTTCTTGGAAAACATGAGCTTGATCAAGGACGACCTGCTGCTGCCGTGGAACAGTTTTCCGCCGCCCTGCATCTGGCCCCCCGGTCGCCCTACACCATTCACTACAAAATGGCCCGTTCCCTCCTGGCTCTGCACCGTTTTTCCGAGGCGCGCACCGCCATTCAACAAGCCCTGGCCACCTCACCCGACAATCCTCCCATTCTCATGGAAATGGGCCGCCGTTTCATGACGCCACAGACGCTTGATCTTTCCCTGGGATTTTTCGGCAAGGTTTTGCAGTTGCCCGGAAAAGTTCAGTCAGCCGACCTTTCTCAGGCCCATTTTCTGCTGGCAATTGGCTTGACCGCCCTGGGACACCTCCCGGATGCCATGCCCCATTTGCAAACGGCCCTGGCCCAGCCCGGATCTGAAACTGAATCCCGTTGTGCCGTCCTGACTGCACTCCTGGCTGACAATCCGCAACTGGGAGATGCATTTCCCACCCAGGTTGCCAGTTTGAAGTCGTATTGCGATGGACCGCATTTTAAAAAATAATTCACGTCGAGGCGATGATCATCCTTTCGGCCAT
It encodes:
- the ruvC gene encoding crossover junction endodeoxyribonuclease RuvC is translated as MRTLGIDPGTTATGWGIVDAEGNRLRHVAHGTIRTRSAAPLPERLADIFHGLCRVIADHQPQVAAVEAIFLANNVQSAMKLGHARGAAIVAASHSGLPVHEYAALVVKKSVVGYGRAEKQQVQEMMRILLGMGQTAPRDAADALAVAVCHVNHASSPLLGR
- a CDS encoding tetratricopeptide repeat protein, which produces MIRSESLRPVLLVAGLLIVWIMLPYGQVVTFPFINLDDTRYLLLNPAVQNGLTWESVLWAWTNIHVGYWIPLTWTSLLLDITLFGLHPGAIHGVNLLLHVGNTLLLFFLFRRLTGRLLPSALAAALFGIHPQHVEAVVWVVERKEMLAGFFGLLSLHGHVTAVQSAQPGRRIRWSAWLCYGASLLCKPNWVALPLLLLLLDFWPLQRSHLGWRFLIREKLPFFILAASVASLTLITTASMPELHGDRLDWELLPLGPRLANMVVVYPQYVYKTILPWNLAAFYPHPQTTLPPLTVALSLLFLLLVSGVVLARRHSRPSWFVGWFWFLLALFPVTGLAQAGIQAMADRFTYMPHMGLFLVLAAVLPDWQLSSRHRPMPGFILAAVILVVFSIGCWRQVGYWQESGTLWRHALQVTASNPLVHYLLGKHELDQGRPAAAVEQFSAALHLAPRSPYTIHYKMARSLLALHRFSEARTAIQQALATSPDNPPILMEMGRRFMTPQTLDLSLGFFGKVLQLPGKVQSADLSQAHFLLAIGLTALGHLPDAMPHLQTALAQPGSETESRCAVLTALLADNPQLGDAFPTQVASLKSYCDGPHFKK